The DNA window TCCATCTTTAAAGGGGAAACCCATTGTTATTACAAATTCCATAGGAGATAGAGGAGTAGTATCCACTGCTTCCTATGAGGCAAGAAAATATGGTATTCATTCAGCAATGCCCCTTAAAAAGGCTAAAAGATTATGTAAGAACCTTATTGTTATAAGAGGCAATTTTTCCCTCTACAATGAAATATCCCACAAAATTATGGAAATTCTGTCAGATTTTACAGACAAAATAGAGGTAAGAAGCATAGATGAGGCATACCTTGATGTAACTGAAACCGTTGGAATTTTTGGGAGTGCTTTAGAGATTGGAAGGAAGATCAAGAGGGTTATAAAAGAGAAGTTCAACCTTACCTGTTCAGTTGGTATAAGTTATAACAAACTTCTTGCAAAGATAGCTACAGAGCTTTCAAAACCAGATGGGCTGCTTGAGATAAAAAAAGATGATCTTGAAAAGTACTACTACCCTCTCCCCATAGAGAAGATACCCGGAATAGGACCGAAGAGTGTAAGAGTCCTTAAGAAATTTGGTGTAGAGAAAGTTTCTGATCTAAAAAGATTTACATACGAGGATTTAGTGAGAAATTTCAAACCAGCTTTCTCTAAA is part of the Caldisericia bacterium genome and encodes:
- the dinB gene encoding DNA polymerase IV; translation: MRKILHVDMDAFFASIEVVRNPSLKGKPIVITNSIGDRGVVSTASYEARKYGIHSAMPLKKAKRLCKNLIVIRGNFSLYNEISHKIMEILSDFTDKIEVRSIDEAYLDVTETVGIFGSALEIGRKIKRVIKEKFNLTCSVGISYNKLLAKIATELSKPDGLLEIKKDDLEKYYYPLPIEKIPGIGPKSVRVLKKFGVEKVSDLKRFTYEDLVRNFKPAFSKFLLMIKEAKGDEEVNFRESPPKSISSRVTLNEDTTDIKFMESILSSLSEEVGSRLRKGNLLAKTIKITIRYNNFKTVTHQRKLSIPINSDSDILKEAISLLRERIENKPVRLLGVTASSLMNESFDASLFSKDEANDKFLKTIDEIKEKFGERKILLLKSIFKKQG